One Phocaeicola dorei genomic region harbors:
- a CDS encoding SGNH/GDSL hydrolase family protein, which translates to MKKYIITLLFCTLFCHLGIAQGLKSVSILGDSYSTFEGYVQPDTNFVWYLKTPPEGRKTDMVSVRNTWWHQFIKENNYRLCVNNSFSGATICHTGYRSEDYSDRSFITRMKALGCPDIIFIFGATNDYWAKSPLGEYLYADWSKKDLYSFRPAMAYMLDTMIDYYPNVEIYFLLNDGLGEEISESVRTICKHYQIDCIELKGLDKMSGHPSVKGMKQISEQVKAYMNSRHN; encoded by the coding sequence ATGAAGAAGTATATTATAACTCTGCTGTTTTGTACGTTATTTTGTCATTTAGGCATTGCTCAAGGTTTGAAATCAGTTTCTATCTTGGGAGATTCTTATTCCACTTTCGAAGGATATGTTCAACCCGATACTAATTTTGTATGGTATCTGAAGACACCTCCTGAAGGGAGAAAGACGGATATGGTTTCTGTACGTAATACTTGGTGGCATCAGTTTATTAAGGAGAACAACTACCGTCTTTGTGTGAATAATTCGTTTTCCGGTGCTACTATTTGCCATACCGGTTATCGTTCGGAGGATTATAGCGACCGTTCTTTTATCACCCGGATGAAGGCGTTGGGCTGTCCTGATATTATTTTTATTTTTGGCGCGACTAATGATTATTGGGCGAAATCACCTTTAGGAGAGTATCTGTATGCGGATTGGTCCAAAAAAGATTTATATTCTTTCCGCCCTGCTATGGCTTATATGCTGGATACAATGATTGATTATTATCCTAATGTGGAGATTTATTTTCTATTGAATGATGGTTTGGGAGAGGAAATCAGTGAATCGGTCAGAACGATTTGCAAACATTATCAGATAGATTGCATTGAACTGAAAGGGCTTGATAAAATGAGCGGACATCCTTCGGTGAAAGGGATGAAGCAGATTAGTGAGCAGGTGAAGGCGTATATGAATTCCCGGCATAATTGA